A genomic segment from Nicotiana tabacum cultivar K326 chromosome 7, ASM71507v2, whole genome shotgun sequence encodes:
- the LOC107795379 gene encoding F-box/LRR-repeat protein 10 encodes MARSSDPGTQRQMSLDLLPSALVATVMTKLDIGSIRSLACTCKAFHSCASHMLRFIPSFHLLDIAPSAELLRPLLPPNPYLHSLKVDCTRLDDSSLDYLLQPTLQELCLHKCADFSGRLLSQVGQHCKDLRFLYLSSLAEKRGRSIDVSDLEVLFGGCTQLETLILMFDVSMFLRHNFARVWAIAPATLLSLEVGYISSVMVTELLSPPVIPYQSMEHIQPSILPGIQKLCLSVDYITDTMVSTITTNLNCLTHLDLRDSPIMKPRLAFDLTNAGIQQINLHGRLKHLSLVRSQEIFPAYFKRVNDLGILLMADRCSDMESIYLGGFCQVTDTGFRTILHSCAKIYKLRIYHGPHLTDLVFHDIAATSLTLTHVSLRWCNLLTNHGVARLVSNENLSVLDLRDCRNIGDEALRTISNLSKLKALLIDGSDISDMGLSHLSKGAISSLVSLSVRGCKRLTDNCISFIFDESSNCELRELDLSNIPNLSDAGVLLLAKRRIPLFELRMRQCPLISDTSIMVLASMKVDEEGWYGSSLRLLDLYNCGGITHLSFQWLKKPYFPRLRWLGVSSYVSRDVLDALSRNRPFLHVGFHGEELGTTDQWDNTDNLYMHDYDEVDELEQWLDGENEGDDEAIQEAENIA; translated from the exons ATGGCAAGGTCGTCAGACCCTGGCACACAGCGGCAGATGAGCCTGGACCTTCTTCCCTCAGCACTAGTTGCCACTGTGATGACAAAACTGGACATAGGTTCTATCCGTTCTCTGGCATGCACTTGCAAGGCCTTTCATTCATGTGCTTCGCACATGCTTCGCTTCATTCCCAGTTTCCATCTCCTT GATATTGCTCCGTCTGCTGAATTGTTAAGGCCGTTGCTACCTCCCAATCCTTACCTTCATAGCTTGAAGGTGGATTGCACGCGACTTGATGATTCATCCCTTGATTATCTTCTGCAGCCGACTTTACAAGAGCTTTGCCTCCATAAGTGCGCTGATTTCAGCGGAAGGCTTCTGTCTCAGGTCGGGCAGCACTGTAAAGACCTCAG GTTTCTTTATCTGAGTTCTTTGGCGGAGAAGAGAGGCAGATCAATTGATGTATCTGATCTAGAGGTCTTATTTGGCGGATGCACTCAGCTGGAA ACTCTGATCCTGATGTTTGATGTCTCAATGTTTTTGCGGCATAATTTTGCTCGTGTGTGGGCTATCGCCCCTGCAACACTGTTATCCCTTGAAGTGGGTTATATTTCTTCAGTAATGGTGACAGAATTACTTAGCCCGCCTGTGATACCTTATCAGTCAATGGAGCATATTCAGCCATCCATATTACCAGGAATACAGAAGTTATGTCTTTCAGTGGATTATATTACTGACACCATGGTCAGCACAATAACTACAAATCTCAACTGTTTGACACATTTGGACCTTCGAGACTCACCAATTATGAAACCAAGATTGGCGTTTGATCTTACCAATGCAGGTATTCAACAAATTAATCTGCACGGGAGATTGAAACATCTGTCATTGGTGAGGAGTCAAGAGATTTTTCCAGCTTACTTCAAGCGAGTTAATGATCTCGGTATTCTTCTTATGGCTGATAGATGCTCAGACATGGAAAGTATTTATCTTGGTGGTTTTTGTCAGGTTACAGACACAGGTTTTCGAACAATTTTGCATTCATGTGCTAAAATATATAAGCTGAGGATCTATCACGGGCCCCACTTGACTGATCTTGTATTTCATGACATTGCTGCAACTTCGCTTACTTTGACACATGTTAGTTTAAGATGGTGTAATCTTTTGACGAACCATGGTGTTGCACGATTGGTTTCCAATGAAAATCTTAGTGTGCTTGACTTGAGGGACTGTAGGAATATTGGGGATGAAGCCCTCCGAACCATTAGCAATCTTTCTAAATTGAAGGCTTTACTGATTGATGGTTCTGATATAAGTGATATGGGATTGTCCCATTTATCAAAAGGGGCAATAAGTTCGCTTGTATCATTGTCTGTACGAGGGTGCAAGAGACTAACCGACAATTGCATTTCCTttatctttgatgaatcttctaATTGTGAATTGAGAGAATTGGACTTGTCAAACATTCCGAACCTATCTGATGCTGGTGTACTTTTGCTCGCAAAGAGACGTATTCCACTATTTGAGCTTAGAATGCGTCAATGTCCGCTGATAAGTGATACTTCAATTATGGTTTTAGCATCAATGAAGGTTGATGAAGAAGGGTGGTATGGAAGTAGTCTACGGCTGTTGGATCTCTATAATTGTGGGGGTATCACTCATCTTTCATTCCAATGGTTAAAGAAGCCTTACTTCCCCAGATTGAGATGGTTGGGAGTATCGAGTTATGTCAGCAGGGATGTGCTGGATGCTTTATCCCGCAATAGACCATTTCTGCATGTAGGTTTTCATGGGGAGGAGCTGGGGACGACTGACCAATGGGATAATACAGACAATCTTTATATGCATGACTATGATGAagttgatgagttggaacaatgGC